A portion of the Candidatus Pristimantibacillus lignocellulolyticus genome contains these proteins:
- a CDS encoding polysaccharide biosynthesis protein: MSYSRMRTLVLMAIDCSIILGCIIVAYLFRYNAELSSAEIRQAAIFCGIAIVIGLIVLYNYGLYRRAWQFASIGEVIIIFKAVTIAIVLAYTITSLVIPGRVPIAIGFRTYELCLLLIGGSRFMLRIIKDNYIKTPNKQRQSLIIGAGQCGVLVYRELKMNVASSQEAIGFIDDDPRKWGQEVFGLLVIGGREHIINICKEQQIDDIIVALPSASRTQISDILSICKQTNAKLKIVPPINELLEGKVELSMLRDVEVEDLLGREPVVLENDGIDEYLTNKVVLVTGAGGSIGSELCRQIMHFKPSKLLLLGHGENSIYQIHRELKDKVEHLVPIIADVQDRKRMEQIFDQHKPHVVFHAAAHKHVPLMEENPSESIKNNVFGTRNVAECADVYGAERFVLISTDKAVNPTSIMGTTKRIAEMFIQCLAKQSRTKFSAVRFGNVLGSRGSVIPLFKEQIAAGGPVTVTHPEMVRYFMTIPEASRLVIQAGAYANGGEIFILDMGEPVKISDLARDLIRLSGYEPGVDIEIQYSGIRQGEKLYEELLLQEEGMTDTQHSRIFIGRPASFNREDIELELRRLERILGEDRVIIQELLSRIVPTYVIEKRVDTRVLVTSS, translated from the coding sequence ATGAGCTACTCTCGAATGCGAACGCTAGTACTAATGGCAATTGATTGTAGTATTATATTAGGTTGCATAATTGTAGCTTATTTATTTCGTTACAATGCTGAACTTTCTTCAGCAGAAATCCGACAAGCAGCTATATTTTGTGGAATTGCTATCGTAATTGGTTTAATCGTACTTTACAATTATGGATTATATCGGCGGGCGTGGCAATTTGCCAGCATTGGCGAGGTAATAATCATCTTTAAAGCTGTAACAATTGCAATTGTATTAGCCTATACGATTACTTCACTAGTTATTCCAGGTCGAGTACCCATTGCAATCGGATTTCGTACGTATGAGCTCTGTCTATTATTAATTGGCGGATCGCGGTTTATGCTTCGCATTATAAAAGACAATTACATTAAGACTCCTAATAAGCAACGACAATCTTTAATTATTGGTGCAGGTCAATGCGGCGTTCTAGTTTATCGCGAACTTAAGATGAACGTCGCTTCTAGCCAAGAAGCCATCGGATTTATTGATGATGACCCGAGAAAGTGGGGGCAAGAAGTGTTCGGTCTTCTTGTAATTGGGGGAAGAGAACATATTATTAACATATGTAAAGAACAGCAAATAGACGATATTATTGTTGCTTTGCCATCAGCATCCCGTACACAAATATCAGATATTCTTTCCATTTGCAAACAGACGAATGCGAAATTGAAGATCGTTCCTCCAATTAATGAATTACTTGAAGGAAAAGTAGAACTAAGCATGCTACGTGATGTCGAAGTTGAAGATTTGCTCGGTCGTGAACCTGTTGTCCTTGAAAACGATGGAATCGATGAATATTTAACTAATAAAGTAGTGCTAGTAACAGGTGCAGGTGGCTCTATTGGTTCTGAACTTTGCAGGCAAATTATGCACTTCAAACCAAGCAAACTATTATTGCTTGGTCATGGAGAAAATAGTATTTATCAAATTCATCGTGAGTTGAAAGATAAAGTTGAGCATCTGGTGCCAATCATAGCAGATGTCCAGGATCGTAAAAGAATGGAACAAATATTTGACCAGCACAAACCACATGTCGTTTTCCATGCAGCAGCGCACAAGCACGTGCCTTTGATGGAAGAAAACCCCTCCGAATCCATAAAAAACAATGTGTTCGGTACACGTAATGTTGCTGAATGTGCAGATGTTTATGGTGCAGAGCGCTTTGTATTGATTTCAACAGATAAAGCTGTTAACCCAACGAGTATTATGGGAACAACAAAGCGGATTGCTGAAATGTTTATTCAATGTTTAGCAAAGCAAAGCAGAACAAAATTCAGTGCGGTTCGCTTTGGTAATGTACTTGGAAGTAGAGGCAGTGTTATTCCATTATTCAAAGAACAAATTGCTGCAGGTGGTCCCGTTACGGTAACTCACCCTGAGATGGTTAGATACTTCATGACGATACCAGAGGCTTCCAGACTTGTTATTCAAGCAGGCGCGTATGCCAACGGTGGTGAAATCTTCATTCTTGACATGGGTGAACCAGTGAAGATCTCAGATCTAGCTAGAGACTTGATTCGTCTATCTGGGTATGAACCAGGTGTTGATATTGAGATCCAATATTCCGGTATTCGTCAAGGTGAGAAGCTATATGAGGAATTGTTGCTGCAAGAAGAAGGAATGACCGATACACAGCATAGTCGTATATTTATTGGCAGACCAGCATCCTTCAATCGTGAAGATATTGAACTAGAATTAAGACGCTTAGAACGTATATTAGGTGAAGATCGTGTAATTATTCAAGAGCTGCTTTCGCGAATTGTTCCTACTTATGTGATTGAAAAAAGGGTAGATACTAGAGTTCTTGTTACGAGTTCATAA
- a CDS encoding S-layer homology domain-containing protein, with translation MKKMTKKTIMLSAVALLAANALTFGPVSYKVSAADPAVVTTVSKLNNVYAQLDSQLKPLVDPAVDQVESYLDNADVALLLPNLWDALDAKPAFADQVKDELTIIAQLSIVELYPNITEISTELNDSLDRLNTLLDGEGFTKLNKADIDSFVNELERLALAAIKDQPLTAIDSFEEINALVTGQFDALVDLHWANSNYKVVTLLTELYPTKKALKDDFTNVRNVVETEIFAANPTVYKKASAALGLAYVKASLVTEGALGSAQRVDSNTYKFTQFKILGVNSLPFSAFNFEATGVTFEIGADGFLTAKTTSAITSATDIVITAKLKQGALVPSYLNNAKVFTQTVTLYPQGSVTPPVDTGLGLSTNADALAKSISDKLAAALAEIGELTSNKDIFALRAIVEEELRAALTVNAGSRVTSNNGVSELKLTPADLTNVFSQLDSVLKSTNAALQAVVKDADPVKPVLNLSVGNLDGVKVVISGELLSALKAKGIYAVGVTSNGALIEVPLTELAANNALQITKATGITLESTGGMKQVSALQANGALTGITPQLTGGMKQVSDVFNVVVIGADGKEKHEFLSQARIVLPVNSGSVNNEQFLTLAKIEGSKLINLGGTYIPGKKQFSAMRNSFSSYVVIENPVAFKDSSELAWAEDDILKAAAKGIIVGRAEGVFAPRAEITRAEFTAMLVRTLGIEVQTNTETFTDVNEDDWYQSVVATAAAYGFINGRTSTTFDPDAPITRSEMATITSNVLVKVLGYKPVGDVNETLNVFADQTEVVPAHRAGVALVAQEGIVQGKGLGIYDPKGTFTRAEAAVVINKLLSLR, from the coding sequence ATGAAGAAAATGACTAAAAAAACGATTATGTTATCTGCTGTAGCACTACTTGCAGCAAACGCATTAACTTTTGGCCCTGTTTCTTATAAGGTGAGTGCAGCAGACCCAGCTGTCGTTACTACAGTTAGTAAGCTGAACAATGTATATGCACAATTAGATAGTCAATTGAAACCGCTAGTTGATCCAGCGGTTGACCAAGTTGAGAGTTATTTGGATAATGCTGATGTAGCATTGTTGCTGCCTAATCTATGGGATGCACTTGATGCAAAACCAGCTTTTGCTGATCAAGTTAAAGATGAATTAACAATAATTGCGCAATTGTCAATTGTAGAGTTATATCCGAACATAACAGAAATTTCTACTGAGCTTAACGATAGCTTAGATAGACTTAATACTTTATTGGATGGAGAGGGCTTCACGAAACTTAACAAAGCAGACATTGATAGCTTTGTGAATGAACTTGAGAGACTTGCACTTGCAGCTATTAAAGACCAGCCTCTTACTGCAATCGATAGCTTTGAGGAAATTAATGCACTAGTAACAGGCCAGTTTGATGCTCTAGTTGATCTACATTGGGCAAATAGTAACTATAAAGTAGTGACACTACTAACAGAACTTTATCCAACAAAGAAAGCTTTGAAAGATGATTTCACAAATGTAAGAAATGTTGTAGAAACAGAGATCTTCGCAGCTAATCCAACTGTATACAAAAAAGCAAGTGCTGCCCTTGGTCTTGCTTATGTGAAAGCTAGTCTTGTAACTGAAGGTGCACTTGGTAGTGCACAAAGAGTTGATTCTAATACTTACAAGTTTACACAATTCAAAATTCTAGGAGTAAATTCACTTCCGTTCTCAGCATTCAACTTCGAAGCGACAGGAGTTACTTTTGAAATTGGTGCAGATGGTTTCCTAACTGCAAAAACTACATCTGCTATTACATCAGCTACTGACATTGTAATAACAGCTAAATTGAAACAAGGCGCTCTAGTTCCGAGCTACTTAAATAATGCTAAAGTATTTACACAAACGGTAACGTTATACCCACAGGGGAGTGTAACGCCTCCAGTTGACACTGGTCTAGGTTTATCAACTAACGCAGATGCGTTAGCTAAAAGTATTAGTGATAAACTTGCAGCAGCTTTAGCAGAAATTGGAGAACTAACTTCTAATAAAGATATATTCGCGCTTCGTGCGATTGTTGAAGAAGAATTAAGAGCTGCACTGACTGTGAACGCAGGAAGTAGAGTGACTTCTAATAATGGTGTTAGTGAACTGAAGTTAACACCAGCAGACTTAACTAATGTATTCAGTCAATTGGATTCTGTATTGAAATCGACTAATGCAGCACTTCAAGCAGTTGTAAAAGATGCTGATCCAGTTAAACCGGTACTTAATCTATCAGTAGGAAATCTTGATGGTGTTAAAGTAGTAATTAGTGGTGAACTACTAAGTGCTCTTAAAGCAAAAGGGATCTACGCAGTTGGAGTAACTTCTAATGGTGCGTTGATCGAGGTTCCATTAACGGAGCTTGCAGCAAATAATGCACTTCAAATTACAAAAGCTACTGGTATTACTCTTGAATCAACAGGTGGTATGAAGCAAGTATCTGCTCTTCAAGCTAATGGTGCACTTACTGGTATTACTCCTCAATTAACAGGCGGCATGAAGCAAGTATCAGATGTATTCAATGTTGTAGTAATTGGCGCTGATGGTAAAGAGAAACATGAATTCCTATCTCAAGCACGTATTGTTCTTCCGGTGAATAGTGGAAGTGTTAATAATGAACAATTCCTTACACTTGCAAAAATCGAAGGAAGCAAATTAATTAATTTGGGTGGTACTTATATCCCAGGTAAAAAGCAATTCTCTGCAATGCGTAACTCTTTCTCATCATATGTTGTTATCGAAAATCCAGTAGCGTTCAAAGATAGTAGTGAACTTGCTTGGGCAGAGGATGATATTCTAAAAGCAGCAGCAAAAGGTATCATTGTTGGACGCGCTGAAGGAGTATTCGCTCCACGTGCTGAAATTACTCGTGCTGAGTTTACAGCTATGCTTGTAAGAACACTTGGCATCGAGGTGCAAACTAATACTGAAACATTTACTGATGTAAATGAGGATGATTGGTATCAATCTGTTGTTGCAACAGCAGCAGCATACGGCTTCATTAATGGTCGTACAAGCACTACGTTTGACCCTGATGCACCAATTACAAGAAGTGAAATGGCGACAATTACTTCTAACGTACTTGTGAAAGTATTAGGATACAAACCAGTTGGTGATGTGAATGAGACATTAAATGTATTTGCAGACCAAACTGAAGTTGTTCCAGCGCATCGTGCAGGTGTTGCACTAGTTGCTCAAGAGGGAATTGTACAAGGTAAAGGATTAGGCATTTATGATCCAAAAGGAACATTCACTCGTGCTGAAGCAGCTGTAGTTATTAACAAATTACTAAGCTTAAGATAA
- a CDS encoding Wzz/FepE/Etk N-terminal domain-containing protein: MELELRDYVEIIKKRLRIIVAIVATLAIVTAIVSYFFIKPEYESTTKLIVNNNNEVSSGLDLNSVNLDLRLIDTYKQIIKTTAITDEVALRNPELQLTGEKIIELITVSSVNNTQVLTISARHHDYETTVKLVNEVAAVFVQQIPTIMTVNNVSILNEAKLSENPSQVQPNPMLNIAISIVIGLMLGVGIALLLEYLDDTIKNPQDVAQYLDLPVLVSIPKLSSEDFKVGAIRSASRTTRSARVEAKKNVTINE; encoded by the coding sequence ATGGAATTAGAATTAAGAGATTATGTGGAGATAATAAAGAAAAGACTCAGGATAATCGTAGCAATTGTTGCAACACTAGCAATCGTAACTGCAATTGTTAGTTATTTTTTTATTAAGCCTGAATATGAATCTACCACAAAATTAATTGTTAACAACAACAACGAAGTCTCTAGTGGACTTGATCTAAATAGTGTCAATCTTGATCTCAGATTAATAGATACATACAAACAAATCATTAAAACAACAGCGATTACAGATGAAGTAGCATTGCGTAACCCAGAACTGCAGTTGACTGGAGAAAAAATAATTGAATTAATTACTGTTTCATCAGTAAATAATACACAAGTGTTAACTATTTCTGCACGTCATCATGATTATGAAACAACGGTTAAACTTGTGAATGAAGTAGCTGCAGTATTCGTTCAACAAATTCCTACCATAATGACTGTAAATAATGTCTCGATTCTAAATGAAGCGAAGCTTAGTGAGAATCCATCGCAAGTACAGCCTAATCCAATGCTTAATATTGCCATAAGTATTGTTATTGGCTTAATGCTGGGTGTTGGGATCGCCTTGTTATTAGAATATTTGGATGACACGATTAAAAATCCACAGGATGTTGCGCAATATTTAGATTTACCTGTTCTAGTTAGTATTCCTAAATTATCATCTGAAGATTTTAAAGTAGGAGCTATTAGATCCGCTTCGCGAACAACGAGGTCTGCTAGAGTGGAGGCGAAGAAAAATGTCACAATCAACGAATAA
- a CDS encoding CpsD/CapB family tyrosine-protein kinase: MSQSTNNAKRTIISLSNPKSPISESYRTLRTNISFSAVDNDLKVIMVTSASPGEGKSTTAANIAVTYAQSNYSVLVMELDLRKPTVHKTFNVTNRAGITHVLTNQASLEEVIRATDIPNIDVISSGPIPPNPAELLGSNQLIKVMNGLKQIYDIIIIDTPPLLAVTDAQLVASICDGVILVVDSGQVKRTAAIDAKLKLDRVNAKILGVVLNNVKKKKNDDYYYYYYGEKED, encoded by the coding sequence ATGTCACAATCAACGAATAACGCGAAACGAACGATAATTTCGCTTAGTAATCCTAAATCACCAATTAGTGAGTCGTATCGTACGTTAAGAACGAATATTAGTTTTTCAGCTGTAGATAATGACTTGAAAGTTATTATGGTGACCTCTGCTAGCCCGGGGGAAGGAAAATCAACAACAGCTGCTAATATTGCAGTAACGTATGCACAATCTAATTATAGTGTCTTAGTAATGGAGTTAGATTTGCGTAAGCCAACAGTACATAAAACTTTTAACGTAACGAATCGTGCGGGCATTACACATGTCCTAACTAATCAGGCGAGCTTAGAAGAGGTTATTAGAGCAACGGATATTCCAAATATCGATGTTATAAGTTCTGGTCCAATACCACCGAATCCTGCGGAATTATTAGGTTCTAACCAATTAATTAAAGTAATGAACGGGCTAAAACAAATATATGACATTATCATTATTGATACGCCACCTCTACTAGCTGTAACTGATGCTCAATTAGTTGCTTCTATTTGTGATGGTGTAATTCTTGTTGTCGATTCTGGCCAAGTCAAGCGTACTGCTGCTATTGATGCCAAATTAAAGTTAGATAGAGTAAACGCTAAGATACTCGGTGTAGTGCTTAATAATGTTAAGAAAAAGAAAAATGATGACTACTACTATTATTACTACGGAGAGAAAGAAGACTAG
- a CDS encoding tyrosine protein phosphatase — protein MIDIHCHILPKIDDGTSNMEEAIMMARQAVKDGIHHIVATPHHRAHRFINERDTIIEAVKQLSQQLEIHNIPLHIYPGQEVRTYSDLLLDYENGLLQSLNNSRYMLVEFPSSHVPDLAEELLYELSLIGIVPIIAHPERNKELANDSTRLRDFVRDGALAQMTTNSITGQLGKNIQKISLTMCKEGLVHFIATDAHNVQTRPCILSEAYQFIHKQLGSKFVDYYQNNAKLLLHNEAIEQELPLVAKRSWYRFW, from the coding sequence GTGATTGATATACATTGTCATATACTGCCTAAAATTGATGACGGCACCTCAAATATGGAAGAAGCAATTATGATGGCAAGACAGGCGGTGAAAGATGGAATTCATCATATTGTGGCAACTCCGCATCATCGAGCACATCGCTTTATTAATGAACGTGACACGATAATAGAGGCAGTTAAGCAATTATCACAACAATTAGAAATACATAATATTCCATTACATATATATCCTGGACAAGAAGTGCGTACTTATTCGGATCTTTTACTAGATTACGAGAATGGACTGCTTCAGTCACTTAATAATAGTAGATATATGCTTGTAGAATTTCCAAGTTCACATGTTCCTGATTTAGCAGAAGAGCTCTTGTATGAGTTAAGTTTAATAGGTATCGTTCCGATTATTGCACATCCAGAACGTAATAAGGAACTTGCTAATGATAGTACTAGATTACGAGATTTCGTTCGAGATGGAGCATTAGCTCAGATGACGACCAACTCTATAACAGGTCAGCTAGGTAAAAACATACAAAAAATATCATTAACGATGTGTAAAGAAGGACTTGTTCATTTTATTGCAACAGACGCGCACAATGTCCAGACTAGACCATGTATTCTTTCTGAAGCATACCAATTCATACATAAACAGTTAGGGAGTAAATTTGTTGATTACTATCAAAACAACGCTAAGCTGTTACTGCATAATGAAGCGATTGAACAAGAGCTTCCCTTAGTAGCAAAGCGTAGTTGGTATAGATTTTGGTAA
- the gyrA gene encoding DNA gyrase subunit A: MSTLEEFLPAFLEEVVGDRFGRYSKYIIQDRAIPDVRDGLKPVQRRILYAMYDSGNSPDKPYRKSAKTVGDVMGNYHPHGDSSIYEGMVRMAQPWKMGYPLVDGHGNWGSQDDDPAAAMRYTEARLSKIAMELLRDIEKRTVLFKDNFDNTTKEPVVLPSRYPNLLANGASGISAGFATEIPPHHLGEIIDASIAYMNNPSIELSEIMQIVKGPDFPTGGIIMGEEGIRDAYERGKGRIYLRSKTEIETLRGGKQQIVITEIPYQVVKSRLVTAMENIRLEKKIDGIAEVRDESGRNGLRIVVELKKETDATGILAYLFKKTDLQVTYNFNMVAIVNKAPQQLGIISMIAAYIEHQKEIVTLRTQYDLEKAEDRAHVLEGLVKALNLLDEIIETIKASINRADASDNLMAKYGFSERQADAILTLQLYRLTNLEINSLEKEHADTMKKIKYLRSILDNPKKLISVIQQELLEIKTTYEIPRRSDIQSEVEELKVNLEVLVNSEDVLVTLSHEGYVKRTNMLSYTRSGAELESSGVKDGDVIRDFLQVNTLDNLLLFTKKGQYFLLPVHQIPEFKWKDTGTAIVNIIPLAKDDSIVTVIPIRDLNIEKSLVFVTKRGQVKRTELKEYATTRSTAISACKVADGDEIVTVALSDGALELILVTAQGMSIRFSESEVNPMGRIAGGVKGISLKADDEVISGLWVDNDEGEILVVSDTGHGKRTLLLDYPIQARGGKGVQTFEFKEGKRVRTNGSKLFAAFYCREPIQVAAFTEKGSKYTVDSERTIIEERKAIGRAVFSIDKDDAISTMFQLKELTGIAKTDV; the protein is encoded by the coding sequence ATGAGTACTTTAGAAGAATTTTTACCGGCGTTTCTAGAAGAAGTGGTTGGAGACCGCTTCGGGCGCTATTCCAAATATATAATACAAGATCGTGCTATACCCGATGTGCGCGACGGCTTGAAGCCAGTACAACGTCGTATATTATATGCGATGTATGATTCAGGTAATAGTCCTGATAAACCATATCGTAAATCTGCTAAAACCGTCGGTGACGTTATGGGTAACTATCATCCCCATGGTGATTCATCTATTTACGAGGGTATGGTAAGGATGGCGCAACCTTGGAAGATGGGATATCCACTTGTTGACGGTCATGGAAACTGGGGATCACAAGATGATGATCCTGCAGCTGCGATGCGTTATACAGAAGCGCGCTTATCGAAGATAGCGATGGAATTATTACGCGATATTGAAAAGCGTACCGTATTGTTCAAAGATAACTTTGATAATACAACAAAAGAGCCTGTCGTGTTACCATCGCGTTATCCGAATTTGTTAGCCAATGGTGCAAGTGGAATATCTGCTGGATTTGCAACAGAAATTCCTCCACATCATTTAGGTGAGATTATTGATGCTAGTATTGCTTATATGAATAATCCATCAATTGAGCTTTCTGAAATTATGCAAATTGTTAAAGGACCCGATTTCCCTACAGGTGGTATTATTATGGGGGAAGAAGGTATTCGTGATGCCTACGAAAGAGGTAAGGGACGTATTTACTTACGCTCCAAAACAGAAATCGAGACGCTTCGTGGTGGCAAACAGCAGATCGTTATTACAGAAATTCCTTATCAAGTTGTAAAATCCCGTCTAGTTACGGCGATGGAAAATATTCGACTTGAGAAAAAAATAGATGGTATTGCTGAAGTTCGTGATGAGAGTGGTCGTAATGGATTGCGAATTGTTGTCGAGCTGAAGAAAGAAACAGACGCTACTGGTATTCTTGCATATTTGTTCAAAAAAACAGATTTGCAAGTTACTTATAACTTTAATATGGTAGCTATTGTGAACAAAGCGCCACAACAGCTAGGAATTATTTCAATGATTGCTGCGTATATCGAGCATCAGAAAGAGATTGTTACATTACGTACTCAATATGATCTCGAAAAAGCTGAAGATCGTGCTCATGTTCTAGAAGGACTAGTGAAAGCTCTTAACCTTCTGGATGAAATCATAGAAACGATTAAAGCTTCTATAAACCGTGCTGATGCTAGCGATAATTTGATGGCGAAATATGGATTTAGTGAGCGGCAAGCGGATGCTATTCTAACATTACAATTGTATCGCTTAACGAATCTTGAGATTAATTCTTTAGAAAAAGAACATGCGGATACGATGAAAAAGATTAAGTATTTGCGTTCTATTCTTGATAATCCTAAGAAATTAATTTCTGTAATTCAACAGGAACTACTTGAGATCAAAACGACTTATGAAATTCCGCGTCGTTCTGATATTCAAAGTGAAGTTGAAGAGCTGAAAGTAAATCTGGAAGTACTCGTTAATTCGGAAGATGTACTTGTTACATTGAGTCACGAAGGTTATGTGAAGCGTACAAATATGCTTTCTTACACGAGGTCAGGTGCTGAACTTGAAAGTTCAGGCGTGAAGGATGGCGATGTAATTCGTGACTTCTTACAAGTGAACACTTTAGATAACTTGCTCTTATTTACGAAAAAAGGACAATACTTCTTACTGCCTGTTCATCAGATTCCAGAGTTCAAATGGAAGGATACAGGGACAGCAATCGTTAACATCATTCCACTTGCGAAAGATGATAGTATTGTCACGGTTATTCCTATTAGAGATTTGAACATCGAGAAGAGTCTCGTATTTGTTACAAAGCGAGGGCAAGTCAAACGAACGGAACTGAAAGAATATGCAACGACTCGCTCAACAGCAATCTCAGCATGTAAAGTAGCTGATGGTGATGAAATTGTAACAGTAGCATTGAGTGATGGAGCATTAGAATTGATACTGGTTACTGCACAAGGGATGTCCATTCGTTTCTCTGAAAGTGAAGTGAATCCAATGGGACGTATTGCTGGTGGAGTTAAAGGTATTAGCTTAAAAGCAGATGATGAGGTTATTTCGGGACTTTGGGTTGATAATGATGAGGGTGAGATACTTGTCGTATCTGATACCGGTCACGGGAAACGTACATTGTTACTTGATTATCCGATTCAAGCTCGAGGTGGTAAAGGCGTTCAAACCTTTGAATTCAAAGAAGGTAAACGGGTTCGCACAAATGGTTCGAAGTTATTTGCAGCATTCTATTGTCGAGAACCGATTCAGGTTGCAGCATTTACTGAAAAAGGTAGTAAATATACTGTAGATTCTGAACGTACGATTATAGAAGAGCGTAAAGCGATTGGTAGAGCAGTCTTTAGCATCGATAAAGATGACGCCATTAGTACAATGTTCCAACTTAAAGAGTTAACTGGAATCGCAAAAACGGATGTTTAA
- a CDS encoding copper amine oxidase N-terminal domain-containing protein, with protein sequence MRLSMKRVVQTIAILLVLMVGGSSVGSQLSEAASKQTLTVERMDMHFIVDGKVYHTSKEQQAFVYKGRTYVPIRFASYLFELWVVWDQANSTVIIDQPTTAQLKQLLQYKKQFLTANADITKPASTSRTEKITLATIETKYKFFGVKKPSPIDAITINYKGTVYVPVRYFSEQTNSTISYDGVTKSITMKLDKNQGGSNPGNGNGSTNPGTGTNPGTGTGGSGSGEVDPTKPTRASIVAATQTKLEELQTACSTKAYSLYDKYVSASDSEKQTYLDQGIAALGECDTKVGEAISSLNSQLEQHGYEIGDDATKFQKQYADTKAALIAKFLG encoded by the coding sequence ATGAGATTATCTATGAAAAGAGTAGTACAAACCATCGCGATTTTATTAGTTTTGATGGTAGGAGGTAGCTCTGTTGGTTCACAATTAAGTGAAGCAGCAAGCAAACAAACACTTACAGTCGAGCGTATGGATATGCATTTCATTGTGGATGGTAAAGTTTATCACACGTCCAAAGAGCAACAGGCATTTGTTTACAAAGGCCGTACTTATGTACCGATTCGCTTTGCAAGCTATTTGTTTGAACTGTGGGTTGTATGGGACCAAGCTAATTCGACAGTTATCATTGATCAACCTACAACTGCACAATTGAAACAACTGCTACAGTATAAAAAGCAATTCTTAACTGCAAATGCGGATATTACAAAGCCCGCATCTACTTCTCGCACAGAGAAGATTACACTGGCTACAATTGAAACAAAATATAAGTTTTTTGGTGTGAAGAAGCCATCACCTATCGATGCTATAACGATCAATTATAAGGGTACAGTATATGTTCCAGTTAGATACTTCTCAGAACAAACTAACAGTACTATCTCATATGATGGCGTTACTAAAAGCATTACAATGAAGCTGGATAAGAATCAAGGGGGTTCTAATCCAGGGAATGGCAATGGCTCGACTAATCCAGGTACTGGAACTAATCCGGGTACTGGAACAGGCGGTTCAGGATCGGGAGAAGTTGATCCAACTAAACCGACAAGAGCAAGTATTGTAGCTGCAACTCAGACGAAGCTTGAAGAATTACAAACGGCTTGTTCTACAAAAGCTTATAGCCTGTATGACAAGTATGTATCCGCATCAGATAGTGAAAAGCAAACCTATCTTGATCAAGGTATTGCTGCGCTAGGAGAGTGCGATACAAAAGTTGGTGAAGCAATAAGTAGTTTGAACTCACAGCTAGAGCAACATGGTTATGAAATTGGCGATGATGCTACCAAATTCCAAAAGCAATATGCTGATACTAAGGCTGCATTAATTGCAAAGTTCCTAGGCTAA